The bacterium genome includes a window with the following:
- a CDS encoding flagellin FliC produces MGLRVNSNVASINAQRNLVNSTGNLQKSLQRLSSGLRITRAADDAAGLAISEGFRADIRSIGQAQRNANDGISLLQVGEGALNEVSSILIRQRELAIQAANGT; encoded by the coding sequence ATGGGACTTCGAGTCAATTCGAACGTGGCGTCGATCAACGCCCAGCGAAACCTGGTCAACTCGACCGGGAATCTCCAGAAGAGCCTTCAGCGCTTGTCTTCCGGTCTCCGCATCACGCGGGCGGCGGACGACGCGGCAGGCCTGGCGATCTCGGAAGGGTTCCGAGCCGACATCCGCTCGATCGGTCAGGCCCAGCGGAACGCCAACGACGGTATCTCGCTGCTGCAGGTCGGTGAAGGCGCGCTCAACGAGGTGAGCTCGATCCTGATCCGTCAGCGCGAGCTGGCGATCCAGGCGGCCAACGGAAC